The Sphingomonas sanguinis nucleotide sequence GGCCCTCACCCAGGCGCATATGGTGCGTTCGGCACTGGCGGCGGCGCAGGGGTGGAGCGAGGACGCGGTTCAGATCGTGCCGATCAAGACCACCGGCGACCGGGTGCAGGACCGCGCGCTGGCTGAGATCGGCGGCAAGGCGCTGTGGACCAAGGAGCTGGACCGCGCGCTGTACGACCGCGAGATCGACGCCTCGGTCCATTCGATGAAGGATGTCGAGACGATCCGCCCCGACTGGCTGCGCATCGCCGCGATGCTGCCGCGTGCCGATGTCCGCGACCGGCTGATCGGCGCGGAGACCATTGCCGAGTTGCGGCCCGGCGCGGTGATCGGCACCAGCAGCCCGCGCCGCCGCGCGCAGATGCTGTCGCACCGGCCCGACCTGACCATCACGCTGCTGCGCGGCAATGTCGACACGCGCCTGGCCGCCGTCGCGAACGGCGAGGTCGACGCGACGCTGCTCGCCGCCGCCGGGCTGGACCGACTCGGGCGCGAGGTCGGCCATGCGGTGCCGACCGACCAGATGCTGCCCGCCCCCGCGCAAGGGGCGGTCGGGATCGAGACGCGCGCCGACGATGCCGCCGCGACCATGTTGATCGCCTCGATCGACCATGCCGAGACCCATGCCTGCGTCATGGCCGAGCGGTCGCTGCTCGCGGCACTCGCCGCCGATTGCCACAGCCCGGTCGCCGCGCTCGCCTCGCTGGCGGGCGAGATGCTGACCCTGCGCGCCGAATTGCTGGCCGAGGACGGATCGTCGCGGGTCAGCGGCTGGGTCGAGGGGGCGTTGGATGAAGACCTCGGGCCACGGCTGGCGGTCGATCTTCTCGAACGCGCCGCGCCTGAGGTGCGCCGCCTGTTCGCCGGGGGCTGACCGGCATGGCGGTTGTCGTCGTCCGGCCCGAGCCCGGCCACGCCGCGACGATCGCCGCTCTGCAAGAAGTGGGGTTGGAGGCGCGGTCGCTGCCGCTGTTCTCGGCGCGCGCGGTCGATTGGACGCCGCCCGAACCCGACACGGTCGACGCGTTGCTCTTCACCAGCGCGCAAGGCGTGCGGCTGGCCGGATCGGCACTCGATCCGATCCGTCACAAGCCCGTGATCGCGGTCGGCCCCGCGACCGCCGCCGCCGCGCGGGAGGCGGGGCTGGCGGTTGCGCTGACCGGCGCCGCCGACGCCGCCACGGTCGTCGCGCAAGCCCAAGCGCAAGGATATGA carries:
- the hemC gene encoding hydroxymethylbilane synthase translates to MVRFRLGTRGSPLALTQAHMVRSALAAAQGWSEDAVQIVPIKTTGDRVQDRALAEIGGKALWTKELDRALYDREIDASVHSMKDVETIRPDWLRIAAMLPRADVRDRLIGAETIAELRPGAVIGTSSPRRRAQMLSHRPDLTITLLRGNVDTRLAAVANGEVDATLLAAAGLDRLGREVGHAVPTDQMLPAPAQGAVGIETRADDAAATMLIASIDHAETHACVMAERSLLAALAADCHSPVAALASLAGEMLTLRAELLAEDGSSRVSGWVEGALDEDLGPRLAVDLLERAAPEVRRLFAGG